In Vicia villosa cultivar HV-30 ecotype Madison, WI unplaced genomic scaffold, Vvil1.0 ctg.000009F_1_1_3, whole genome shotgun sequence, the following are encoded in one genomic region:
- the LOC131621542 gene encoding uncharacterized mitochondrial protein AtMg00810-like — MVTPMHPSSNLDKDEQGLSVSENKYRGMIGSLLYLTASRPDIIFSVGLCARFQTDPKESHLTVVKRIFRYLVGTTDIGLWYEKGNHNNLIAYCDADYAGDKIERKSTTGACQFLGQALITWSCRKQNTIALSTTEVEYVSAAN, encoded by the coding sequence ATGGTAACTCCTATGCATCCCTCTTCAAACCTTGATAAAGATGAACAAGGACTATCTGTATCAGAAAACaaatatcgaggtatgattggttcattaTTATATTTAACTGCCAGTAGGCCTGACATTATCTTTTCAGTAGGTCTATGTGCACGATTTCAAACTGACCCTAAAGAATCACATCTAACTGTTGTCAAACGTATCTTCCGATATCTCGTTGGTACCACTGACATTGGTCTATGGTATGAAAAAGGAAATCACAACAATTTAATAGCttactgtgatgctgattatgctggagacaaaatagaaagaaaaagtacAACTGGAGCATGTCAATTTCTAGGACAAGCTCTTATTACATGGTCTTGCAGAAAGCAAAATacaattgctctatcaaccactgaagtagAATACGTGTCTGCTGCAAATTGA